CGACCAGGTACTTGGTCAGGCCGAACTCTTGCACGGCAACACCAAGGTAAGAGGTGATGTTGTCTGGGCGGATGGACTTGAACAGGTCCAGGTAGGTGCCCTTCTTCAGGAACTTCGGGCTCCAACCACCGTAAGGTCCGAAGAGCAGGCCCTTCTCGCCGTCGATCACGCGGGTATCCAGGTGCGGCACGGACATTGGCGGGGCGCCCACGGCAGCCTTGCCGTAGACCTTTGCCTGGTGCTGCTCGATAAGCTCAGGGTTCTTGGAGCGCAGCCACAGGCCGGATACTGGGAAGCCTGCGTAACCGGCAACTTCCTTCACTTTTGCCTTGCGCAGCAGGTCTAGGGCGTAACCGCCGGCACCAACGAAGACGAACTTAGCCTTGACTACGGTGATGTCGCCGGTGTGCTTGTTCTTGGAGTACACCTTCCACGCGGAGCCATCACGCTTGATGTCGATAACCTCATGGCCGTAGCGGATCTCGGTGCCGGAGGCCTTGGCCGCGGTCAGGAACTGCTTAGTCAGTGCACCAAAGTTGACGTCAGTACCAGCGTCGGTCCAAGAAATGGCCACCTTATTGGAGAAGTCACGGCCCTTCGCCATCAGCGGTAGCTTCTCAGCAAAGTCGGAATCGTCTGCGGAGAACTGCATGCCCGGGAACATGTGCTTCTCGCTCAGCACATCATAGCGGCGCTTGAGGTAATCTACCTGGATTTCGCCCTGTGCGAAGGACACGTGCGGAACCGGGTTAATGAATTCGCTCGGGTCGGTGAGAATACCGTTGTTGAGCTGGTGGGACCAGAACTGGCGAGACTTCTGGAACTTCTCGTTGATGCCCAGAGCCTTGGAGATATCAATGCGGCCGTTCTTCTCCGGGGTGTAGTTCAGCTCGCACAGTGCGGAGTGGCCGGTACCGGCGTTATTCCACGGGGAGGAGGACTCCAATGCGGGGCCATCGAGGCGCTCAAAGACCATTTGGGTCCAGCTGGGCTCCAACTCGCGGAGCATAGCACCCAGGGTGGCGCTCATGATGCCAGCACCGATTAGTGCTACATCGACCTCGTCTACAACCTGTGCTGTCTTCTTAGCGGAGGACACTGTGTTATTACCTCTTCGAATTGAAAATAGATATCCATCGGCGCGGTCTACGCCTTGATTTTTAGCGCTTAGCGCCCC
This genomic stretch from Corynebacterium tuberculostearicum harbors:
- the mqo gene encoding malate dehydrogenase (quinone), which gives rise to MSSAKKTAQVVDEVDVALIGAGIMSATLGAMLRELEPSWTQMVFERLDGPALESSSPWNNAGTGHSALCELNYTPEKNGRIDISKALGINEKFQKSRQFWSHQLNNGILTDPSEFINPVPHVSFAQGEIQVDYLKRRYDVLSEKHMFPGMQFSADDSDFAEKLPLMAKGRDFSNKVAISWTDAGTDVNFGALTKQFLTAAKASGTEIRYGHEVIDIKRDGSAWKVYSKNKHTGDITVVKAKFVFVGAGGYALDLLRKAKVKEVAGYAGFPVSGLWLRSKNPELIEQHQAKVYGKAAVGAPPMSVPHLDTRVIDGEKGLLFGPYGGWSPKFLKKGTYLDLFKSIRPDNITSYLGVAVQEFGLTKYLVDEVRKSFSDRVEALREYVPEAKESDWETVIAGQRVQVIKPAGAPQFGSLEFGTTLVNNQEGNIAGLLGASPGASIAPAVMLELLERCFGEHMIDWADKIREMVPSYGIKLRNDEKLYDEMWEYTQKTLKLDR